A region of Halosolutus amylolyticus DNA encodes the following proteins:
- a CDS encoding rhomboid family intramembrane serine protease: MAKCDVCGKDESMPYNCRHCGGTYCSEHRLPENHDCTSLNTWNDPQGVFDSGFDDSVDSGSKSRSASLTDKLPIDTGPGGPLGYFRGNMTYTFLAIMWVTFLFQWVAILIGGMSLHNALFALSSWNIEYVWTWITSIFAHSPVNIFHIVFNSIVIFFFGPLVERYVGSKQFAILFIVSGVLAGLGQVGLAIVQGVPSSVLGASGAALAIMGVLTILNPGLKVYLYFILPVPIWLLTAGTAVISVFFISTGGGGTVAHMAHLVGLVIGLGYGEYVKRTQNVRAPSQFQLGGGPGGPGGPGGPGGPGGPGRGRF, from the coding sequence ATGGCAAAGTGCGACGTGTGTGGGAAAGACGAAAGCATGCCGTACAACTGCCGGCATTGCGGGGGCACCTACTGCTCGGAGCACCGGTTGCCGGAGAACCACGACTGCACCAGTCTGAACACCTGGAACGATCCGCAGGGCGTCTTCGACAGCGGGTTCGACGACAGCGTCGACTCGGGGAGCAAATCCCGATCGGCCAGCCTGACCGACAAACTCCCGATCGACACCGGGCCGGGCGGCCCGCTCGGCTACTTCCGCGGGAACATGACCTACACGTTCCTCGCGATCATGTGGGTGACGTTCCTCTTCCAGTGGGTCGCGATACTGATCGGCGGCATGTCCCTCCACAACGCGCTGTTCGCGCTCTCGTCGTGGAACATCGAGTACGTCTGGACGTGGATCACGTCGATCTTCGCCCACAGTCCAGTCAACATCTTCCACATCGTATTCAACAGCATCGTGATATTCTTCTTCGGGCCCCTCGTCGAGCGCTACGTCGGTTCGAAGCAGTTCGCGATCCTGTTCATCGTCAGCGGCGTCCTCGCCGGTCTCGGTCAGGTCGGGCTGGCGATCGTCCAGGGCGTTCCCTCGAGCGTGCTCGGGGCTAGCGGTGCCGCGCTCGCGATCATGGGCGTGCTGACGATCCTGAACCCGGGTCTCAAAGTGTACCTCTACTTCATCCTGCCCGTGCCGATCTGGCTGTTGACCGCAGGCACGGCAGTCATCAGCGTCTTCTTCATCAGCACCGGCGGCGGCGGGACCGTCGCACACATGGCCCACCTCGTCGGCCTCGTGATCGGCCTGGGCTACGGCGAGTACGTCAAGCGCACCCAGAACGTCCGCGCCCCGAGCCAGTTCCAGCTCGGCGGTGGCCCCGGCGGTCCGGGCGGCCCCGGTGGGCCGGGCGGTCCCGGTGGTCCCGGCCGCGGCCGGTTCTGA
- a CDS encoding endonuclease V yields MEPVRPDLVPDAELSRDEMEALQHEIADAAVFVDDVAIDPDRLSNPLASAASEGEPPIVAGVDQSFLQDGDGTEDRALSAVVAMQGGEVIERVYAVTPLEIPYIPGLLAFREGGPILAALEALSVEPDLLLFDGSGRIHFQQAGIATHMGVVLDAPCIGVAKSLLCGRPRSDVENLPEGARVAIEANDRVDAPAGTLIGYAVQTRQYDSPDRYINPLYVSPGHRVGPETAADVVLALASSYKLPEPVRLADGYADEAKRAVRD; encoded by the coding sequence ATGGAACCCGTTCGCCCGGACCTCGTCCCCGACGCCGAACTCTCGCGCGACGAGATGGAGGCCCTCCAGCACGAGATCGCCGACGCCGCCGTCTTCGTCGACGACGTGGCGATCGATCCCGATCGGCTGTCGAACCCGCTCGCGTCGGCGGCGAGCGAGGGGGAACCGCCGATCGTCGCCGGCGTAGACCAGTCCTTCCTCCAGGACGGGGACGGGACCGAGGATCGCGCCCTGAGCGCCGTCGTCGCGATGCAGGGCGGCGAGGTGATCGAGCGCGTCTACGCAGTGACGCCCCTCGAGATCCCGTACATCCCGGGGCTGCTCGCCTTTCGCGAGGGCGGACCGATCCTCGCCGCGCTCGAGGCGCTGTCGGTCGAGCCCGATCTGCTCCTGTTCGATGGGAGCGGCCGCATCCACTTCCAGCAGGCCGGCATCGCGACGCACATGGGCGTCGTGCTGGACGCGCCCTGTATCGGCGTCGCCAAGAGCCTCCTCTGTGGCCGGCCGCGATCGGACGTCGAGAACCTGCCCGAAGGAGCGCGGGTCGCGATCGAGGCGAACGACAGGGTCGACGCGCCCGCGGGCACACTGATCGGCTACGCCGTCCAGACTCGACAGTACGACTCGCCCGATCGGTACATCAACCCGCTCTACGTGAGCCCCGGCCACCGCGTCGGCCCGGAGACCGCCGCCGACGTCGTCCTCGCGCTCGCTTCGTCGTACAAACTGCCGGAGCCGGTTCGGCTGGCGGACGGCTACGCCGACGAGGCGAAGCGCGCCGTCCGCGACTGA
- a CDS encoding helix-turn-helix domain-containing protein, with product MTVTTDDLERTDAEVRVPPAIDAPRAKLVYLCLDLLGAQTVDDLQRVTNVPKLSLYSILRLLEREDVVRTDGDEYRIADA from the coding sequence ATGACAGTCACCACGGACGACCTGGAACGGACCGATGCCGAGGTCCGCGTTCCACCAGCGATCGATGCCCCGCGAGCGAAACTCGTCTACCTCTGTCTCGACCTGCTCGGCGCGCAGACGGTCGACGATCTCCAGCGCGTCACGAACGTCCCGAAACTGAGCCTCTACAGCATCCTTCGACTGCTCGAGCGGGAGGACGTGGTTCGAACGGACGGCGACGAGTACCGGATCGCGGACGCGTGA
- a CDS encoding SDR family oxidoreductase codes for MAIAEDAEEAETDDGGHAVDDRDREPARTTDDDRGRETSRAEDDRYTRKQCVLITGCSSGIGRATAEAFLAEDWQVIATARNADDIADLADAGCRTLELDVTDPEQVASVVEEAVDYGGAIDCLVNNAGYAQMGPIEDVSTIDLHRQFDVNVYGPHRLVRAALPHMRAQGEGRIINVSSAIGRVSVPGAGAYAGSKHALEAMSDALRGEVEEFGIDVVLIEPGPVETNFDERADDELPESDRTPAYETLYEIYDDAQLIGGGKGGPFASEPEDVAAAILEAGTCPEPPARYPVGPLAQFGVYARFLPARLRDAGYGLLRRLV; via the coding sequence ATGGCCATCGCTGAGGACGCCGAGGAAGCGGAGACCGACGACGGGGGCCACGCCGTCGACGATCGCGATCGAGAGCCGGCGCGGACGACCGACGACGATCGCGGCCGCGAGACGAGCAGGGCTGAGGACGATCGCTACACGCGCAAGCAGTGCGTCCTGATCACCGGCTGTTCGTCCGGGATCGGCCGAGCGACCGCCGAGGCCTTCCTGGCGGAGGACTGGCAGGTGATCGCGACCGCGCGGAACGCGGACGACATCGCCGACCTGGCCGACGCGGGCTGTCGGACCCTCGAACTCGACGTCACCGATCCGGAGCAGGTCGCGAGCGTCGTCGAGGAGGCCGTCGACTACGGCGGCGCGATCGACTGTCTCGTCAACAACGCCGGCTACGCCCAGATGGGACCGATCGAGGACGTCTCGACGATCGACCTCCACCGCCAGTTCGACGTCAACGTCTACGGGCCCCACCGCCTCGTTCGCGCCGCCCTGCCGCACATGCGCGCCCAGGGCGAGGGCCGGATCATCAACGTCTCGAGCGCGATCGGACGGGTCTCGGTTCCCGGCGCGGGTGCCTACGCCGGCTCGAAACACGCCCTCGAAGCGATGAGCGACGCGTTGCGCGGCGAAGTCGAGGAGTTCGGGATCGACGTCGTCCTGATCGAACCCGGACCGGTCGAGACGAACTTCGACGAGCGAGCCGACGACGAACTCCCCGAGTCCGATCGGACGCCCGCCTACGAAACACTGTACGAGATCTACGACGACGCACAGCTGATCGGCGGCGGGAAGGGCGGCCCGTTCGCGTCCGAACCGGAGGACGTCGCGGCGGCGATCCTCGAGGCCGGAACCTGTCCGGAGCCGCCGGCGCGGTACCCGGTCGGGCCGCTCGCCCAGTTCGGCGTCTACGCCCGGTTCCTGCCCGCTCGGCTCCGCGACGCGGGCTACGGCCTGCTCCGTCGGCTGGTCTAA
- a CDS encoding glycerate kinase type-2 family protein, with translation MFRNRDRSAETPAHETALACLEAGIAATLPERVVADRIALDEETIAVGGATYSLDTFDRLVVLGGGKAAGGLAAALADRLGSRLDDGCVVTTDVESGSVGPIEVREGDHPTPTERNVEATRTILDRAEAATAETLVLALVTGGASALLCAPAAGLALSDLQATTDALLASGASIDEINAVRKHCSAIKGGQLARAAAPAPVVTLAISDVVGDDPAVIGSGPTVPDGSTFGDALAVLDRYDLRETIPDPVVDRLERGVDGELEETPDAGARAVAAAADDWHSLANGRTAIDAARGVARERGYEPLVLSSRFAGEAGEVGRVHASVAAEIVAAGEPVEPPAVVLSGGEVTVTVDGDGTGGPNQEFALAAAIELAESGADAVLASVDTDGIDGPTDAAGAIVDRGTVPRDEVDPARRALAANDVYDDLDDRSALLRTGYTGTNVNDLRVLVVPAAD, from the coding sequence ATGTTTCGCAACCGCGATCGATCCGCAGAGACGCCCGCCCACGAAACCGCCCTCGCGTGTCTCGAGGCCGGCATCGCGGCGACCCTGCCGGAGCGAGTCGTCGCCGACCGAATCGCTCTCGACGAGGAGACGATCGCGGTCGGCGGCGCGACCTACTCTCTCGACACGTTCGACCGACTCGTCGTCCTCGGCGGCGGCAAGGCGGCCGGCGGACTCGCCGCGGCGCTCGCCGATCGGCTCGGGTCCCGCCTCGACGACGGCTGCGTCGTCACGACGGACGTCGAATCGGGATCGGTCGGGCCGATCGAGGTCCGCGAAGGCGATCACCCGACGCCGACGGAGCGAAACGTCGAAGCGACGCGGACGATTCTCGACCGCGCCGAGGCCGCCACGGCGGAGACGCTCGTCCTGGCGCTCGTCACCGGCGGCGCGAGCGCCTTGCTGTGTGCACCCGCGGCGGGCCTCGCGCTCTCCGATCTGCAGGCCACGACGGACGCGCTGCTCGCGTCCGGCGCGTCGATCGACGAGATCAACGCCGTCCGCAAGCACTGTTCGGCGATCAAGGGCGGCCAGCTCGCACGCGCGGCCGCTCCGGCACCCGTCGTCACGCTCGCGATCAGCGACGTCGTCGGCGACGACCCCGCGGTGATCGGGAGCGGACCCACGGTCCCGGACGGAAGCACGTTCGGCGACGCGCTCGCCGTGCTCGACCGGTACGACCTCCGGGAGACGATCCCGGATCCCGTCGTCGATCGGCTCGAACGGGGCGTCGACGGCGAACTCGAGGAGACGCCCGACGCGGGCGCGAGGGCCGTCGCCGCGGCCGCGGACGACTGGCACTCCCTCGCGAACGGCCGCACGGCGATCGACGCCGCGCGCGGCGTCGCCCGTGAGCGCGGCTACGAGCCACTCGTGCTCTCGAGCCGATTCGCCGGTGAGGCCGGCGAGGTCGGCCGCGTCCACGCGAGCGTCGCCGCGGAGATCGTTGCCGCGGGTGAGCCCGTCGAACCGCCGGCGGTCGTCCTCTCGGGCGGCGAGGTGACCGTCACCGTCGACGGCGACGGCACGGGCGGGCCGAACCAGGAATTCGCCCTGGCGGCCGCGATCGAACTCGCCGAGTCCGGGGCCGACGCCGTCCTCGCGAGCGTCGACACCGACGGCATCGATGGCCCGACGGACGCCGCGGGGGCGATCGTCGATCGGGGGACGGTCCCGCGCGACGAGGTCGACCCTGCGCGACGCGCGCTCGCCGCAAACGACGTCTACGACGACCTCGACGATCGATCGGCGCTCCTCCGTACCGGGTACACGGGCACGAACGTGAACGATCTTCGCGTCCTCGTCGTTCCGGCGGCCGACTGA
- a CDS encoding Lrp/AsnC family transcriptional regulator has protein sequence MGDSDTIDRELLLAVLDESQPATVPDLAASLDAHPMTVERHCERLQRSGEIRQCTGGAYTLSEGVRTDRTAAD, from the coding sequence ATGGGAGACTCCGACACGATCGATCGGGAACTGCTCCTCGCCGTCCTCGACGAGTCGCAGCCGGCGACGGTTCCGGACCTGGCGGCCTCGCTCGACGCGCATCCGATGACGGTCGAACGGCACTGTGAGCGACTCCAGCGGAGCGGCGAGATCCGACAGTGTACCGGCGGGGCGTATACACTCTCCGAGGGCGTCCGCACCGACCGAACGGCAGCCGATTGA
- a CDS encoding PHP domain-containing protein yields the protein MSDGAEFRVDCHVKVLDDRVVERARRAGLDAIVYAPHFTRLPEVRRKAAEYSSDDLLVVPAREVFTGSWKNRKHVLALGLEEPVPDFISLEAAMDEFERQDATILAPHPDFANVSLTEADVHEYADVIDAVEIFNPKHLPTHNRNARALTETLSLPPFSSSYAHLPSSVGVSYTAFEDTFETETELIDALADGVARRVVYKNGLRRLRTTAGELAHLGYENTWKKADRLFLSGIEPTHPRHIAYDGRFDDVAVY from the coding sequence CACGTGAAGGTGCTCGACGATCGCGTCGTCGAACGGGCCAGGCGGGCGGGCCTCGACGCGATCGTCTACGCCCCGCACTTCACCCGGTTGCCAGAGGTTCGCCGGAAGGCGGCCGAGTACTCGAGCGACGACCTGCTGGTCGTCCCCGCTCGGGAGGTGTTCACCGGATCGTGGAAGAACCGCAAGCACGTCCTTGCACTCGGACTCGAGGAACCGGTGCCCGATTTCATCTCGCTCGAGGCGGCGATGGACGAGTTCGAACGCCAGGATGCGACGATCCTCGCACCACACCCCGATTTCGCGAACGTGAGCCTTACCGAGGCCGACGTCCACGAGTACGCGGACGTCATCGACGCCGTCGAGATATTCAATCCGAAACACCTCCCGACGCACAACCGCAACGCGCGCGCCCTCACCGAAACGCTCTCGCTCCCGCCGTTTTCCTCGTCGTACGCACACCTCCCCAGTTCCGTGGGGGTTTCCTACACCGCGTTCGAGGACACGTTCGAGACCGAAACCGAACTGATCGACGCGCTCGCCGACGGCGTCGCCCGGCGAGTCGTCTACAAGAACGGCCTGCGCCGGCTTCGCACGACCGCCGGCGAACTCGCTCACCTCGGCTACGAGAACACCTGGAAGAAGGCCGATCGGCTCTTCCTCTCGGGGATCGAGCCCACACACCCGCGACACATCGCGTACGACGGCCGGTTCGACGACGTGGCGGTCTACTGA
- the polX gene encoding DNA polymerase/3'-5' exonuclease PolX — MATNAEIAGRFEEFADLLEADDVEYKPRAYRRAADNIRAHPTPIADYVAAGDRDTIEDIDGVGDAIASKIVEYVETGEIEELEELRADLPIDIADITRIEGVGPKTAGKLYRELGIETLDGLEAAAEAGEIQEVSGFGPKTEQNIRDNLEFARTIGQRQLLGEARPLADDVLAFLESIDAVDRCEVAGSIRRWRATIGDVDVLVGTESADDVIEQFVNWDSVDSEIESGPEKASVRVGEIRVDLRVVVPGEFGSALQYFTGSKDHNVALRNYAIDRGMKLNEYGAFDVSEVEDPDSGQRAGERVAGETEAGMYEALGLEWMPPELREDRGEIDAAAVGELPDLLTRDDVRGDLHTHTGWSDGNNTISEMVEAAEARGYDYFGIADHAEGPGVVGDMGLSDTQIIEQVESIREVDAAADIEVFAGIEANVDANGEIDLGEEVIAELDVIVASPHSALDQDAGTATERLVRAIENPAIDVLGHPSGRLLNERSGLTFDATALGEAAAASDTALEINSNPRRLDLWGSAVQAAIDAGASIAINTDAHRPSTLEFMRWGVHTARRGWAEPADVINTWELADLREFLH; from the coding sequence ATGGCGACGAACGCCGAGATCGCGGGCCGCTTCGAGGAGTTCGCCGACCTGCTCGAGGCCGACGACGTCGAGTACAAGCCCCGCGCCTACCGCCGCGCGGCGGACAACATCCGCGCGCACCCGACGCCGATCGCCGACTACGTCGCGGCGGGCGATCGCGACACGATCGAGGACATCGACGGCGTCGGGGACGCGATCGCGTCGAAGATCGTCGAGTACGTCGAGACTGGCGAAATCGAGGAACTCGAGGAACTGCGCGCGGACCTCCCGATCGACATCGCCGACATCACCCGGATCGAGGGCGTCGGCCCGAAAACGGCGGGCAAACTCTACCGCGAACTCGGGATCGAAACGCTCGACGGCCTCGAGGCGGCCGCCGAGGCCGGCGAGATCCAGGAGGTCTCGGGCTTCGGTCCCAAGACCGAGCAGAACATCCGCGACAACCTCGAGTTCGCCCGGACGATCGGCCAGCGCCAGTTGCTCGGCGAGGCGCGGCCGCTCGCCGACGACGTGCTCGCCTTCCTCGAGTCGATCGACGCGGTCGATCGGTGCGAGGTCGCGGGATCGATCCGCCGCTGGCGCGCGACGATCGGCGACGTCGACGTCCTCGTCGGGACCGAGTCGGCCGACGACGTGATCGAGCAGTTCGTGAACTGGGACTCGGTTGACAGCGAGATCGAGTCCGGTCCGGAGAAGGCGAGCGTCCGCGTCGGCGAGATCCGGGTCGACCTGCGCGTGGTCGTCCCCGGGGAGTTCGGCTCCGCCCTGCAGTACTTCACCGGCAGCAAGGACCACAACGTCGCCCTGCGCAACTACGCGATCGATCGGGGGATGAAGCTGAACGAGTACGGTGCCTTCGACGTCAGCGAGGTGGAAGATCCGGATTCCGGACAGCGCGCGGGCGAGCGCGTCGCCGGCGAGACCGAGGCGGGGATGTACGAGGCGCTGGGACTCGAGTGGATGCCGCCGGAACTGCGCGAGGACCGTGGCGAGATCGACGCCGCGGCGGTCGGCGAGTTACCGGATCTGCTCACCCGAGACGACGTTCGGGGCGATCTGCACACCCACACCGGCTGGTCGGACGGCAACAACACCATCTCGGAGATGGTCGAGGCCGCCGAAGCGCGCGGGTACGACTACTTCGGGATCGCGGACCACGCCGAAGGGCCGGGGGTCGTCGGCGACATGGGGCTCTCGGATACCCAGATCATCGAACAGGTCGAGTCCATCCGCGAGGTCGACGCCGCGGCGGACATCGAGGTCTTCGCCGGAATCGAGGCGAACGTCGACGCGAACGGAGAGATCGACCTCGGCGAGGAGGTGATCGCGGAACTGGACGTGATCGTCGCCTCGCCCCACAGCGCGCTCGACCAGGACGCCGGGACGGCCACGGAGCGACTCGTCCGCGCGATCGAGAACCCCGCGATCGACGTGCTCGGCCACCCGAGCGGCCGCCTGCTCAACGAGCGGTCGGGACTCACGTTCGACGCGACTGCGCTCGGCGAGGCCGCGGCCGCCTCCGACACCGCACTCGAGATCAACAGCAATCCGCGCCGACTCGACCTCTGGGGGAGCGCCGTCCAGGCCGCGATCGATGCCGGGGCGTCGATCGCGATCAACACGGACGCCCACCGGCCGTCGACGCTCGAGTTCATGCGCTGGGGCGTTCACACCGCGCGTCGCGGCTGGGCCGAACCCGCGGACGTGATCAACACCTGGGAACTCGCGGACCTGCGCGAATTCCTGCACTGA
- a CDS encoding DUF5615 family PIN-like protein gives MQLLLDVMCGGIVSYLRMCGYDTVYAGDHGLEDDDEVLALAREADRTLITRDVDLAARTDESILLESREVEAQLTELVDAGLDLSLTSDPEFCGRCNGPLEPVPATDSTPEYAPDPGSTDIWRCTACGQYFWRGSHWDRVAQTLARIENGDGSRAG, from the coding sequence ATGCAACTGCTCCTCGACGTCATGTGCGGCGGGATCGTCTCGTACCTTCGAATGTGCGGGTACGATACCGTTTACGCCGGTGATCACGGTCTCGAGGACGACGACGAGGTGCTCGCACTCGCCCGCGAGGCGGACCGCACGCTGATCACGCGCGACGTCGACCTCGCGGCCCGCACCGACGAGTCGATCCTGCTCGAATCCCGCGAGGTCGAGGCGCAACTCACGGAACTCGTCGACGCGGGACTGGATCTCTCGCTCACGTCCGATCCCGAGTTCTGCGGCCGGTGTAACGGCCCGCTCGAACCGGTTCCGGCAACCGACTCGACGCCGGAGTACGCGCCTGACCCCGGATCGACCGACATCTGGAGGTGTACGGCCTGCGGCCAGTACTTCTGGCGGGGGAGCCACTGGGATCGGGTGGCGCAGACGCTGGCGCGAATCGAGAACGGGGATGGGAGCCGAGCGGGGTAG
- a CDS encoding DUF5788 family protein, producing the protein MQPYERKQLLERVEREGATVGADIPETITVQGEAIDLQQFVFEIKRRETVPSGDRDRVEQAKRNLRRERIERLERIEEADISREEGEELARSVIGIDRALNALESLGPTDLEREQQAQQAADRKRWMSFLKKALGQEESGAKRRGR; encoded by the coding sequence GTGCAACCGTACGAGCGCAAGCAACTGCTCGAACGCGTCGAGCGCGAGGGCGCGACCGTCGGCGCGGACATCCCGGAGACGATCACGGTCCAGGGGGAGGCGATCGACCTCCAGCAGTTCGTCTTCGAGATCAAGCGCCGCGAGACGGTCCCGTCCGGCGACCGCGACCGCGTCGAGCAGGCCAAACGGAACCTGCGCCGCGAGCGCATCGAGCGACTCGAGCGCATCGAGGAGGCCGACATCAGCCGCGAGGAGGGCGAGGAACTCGCCAGGAGCGTCATCGGGATCGATCGCGCGCTGAACGCCCTGGAGAGTCTCGGCCCGACGGACCTCGAGCGCGAACAGCAGGCTCAGCAGGCCGCCGACCGGAAGCGCTGGATGTCGTTCCTCAAGAAGGCCCTCGGGCAGGAGGAGTCGGGCGCGAAACGGAGGGGGCGCTGA